Genomic DNA from Corylus avellana chromosome ca4, CavTom2PMs-1.0:
tatgtaaacaaaccaacaaccaaAAGAGATATCTCCTTACACCAACTACAAAcccaaagaaaacaataaaaacaattatttaagcAAACCAACAACCAAAAGAGATACCCCTTACAACAACTCTAGAtccaaagaacaaaaataaaaagtaaaaacaagtatttaaaaacattatatatatatatatacctttttaaaaaatagggttaataactttctTGGTACCTCGGTtttaacgtttttattttttcctctagATTTTAAAACCAGACAAATATGGTACATTACCTatggaaaaagacaaaatcaatacctctaTTAGTTTCTGTCAGTCCCAACTAACGGAATTTCACGTCATCTCCATTAATATAGCAACACgtttcctaaaaattaaaaataaaaaaataataataaaacaaactaaacctaaaaaaaaaaaaaaaaaagtgaaaattttatggggtggctgaccaccccattttggccagtggggtggccggccaccccattttggccaatgggggtggctggccaccaccatttagccacccccaaggtCGATCtaggtaggggtgtcaacccggtccggtttttcggtttttggccaaaaccgggaacCAGAatcggggtaccccggttctcagttttgagaaaccggaatcggaaaccggggtcccagtccggtaaccggttttttaagaaaccCACGATCACCTTCTCCAGTAACTTTCTTGCCGGACCCAGCCACAAAAACCTTGCATCTTAGTCCAAGAACATCATCTTCTCCAAACACGAGCAATCTTGTTTTTCCATTGTTACAAACACTAAAGAAAACATCCAATCCAAAACTCAAACTCgtctatgaaatcaaataaaaaaattaacaacccaAAACTCCACCATTCGGCCATGGCAGAGAACACCCTAGCAAAACCCAGAAAATTAACAACCCAAAACTCATCTCCCTCAGCAAAACCCAGCAACACCCAGAAAACccacaacacaaaattaaccACCCAAAACTCCTCTACCTCGGCAAAACCCAGCAAAACTCCTCTCCCTCAACAAAATCAATgctaatacatatatgtattatgtatggacaaaaagacagagagagagagagagagagagaaagagacagagTGTGTGTGTATGTTAGAGAGGGTGGCTGGAAGGAAGAAGAGAGGCGTGAAAACCCTAAGTGGTAAATGgctaaaaacaatatatatatatatatattaaattattaatataaaatattaaaatatattattttatatatataattatatatgcacccagttccggttttcccgggtgccaaaaaccgggactggaaccggaaccgggtccccgGTTTCCAATTTTCTGGTTTCCCAGTAAATTTTGACAGCCCTAGGTTTAGGGGCGGATGAACcaccggcccttgggggtggttcggcgaCCCCAAGTGGAGTTGCAGGGGTCGCCAAAGCCACCCCAAAGCCTTGgtggtggttcggccacccgcATTGTGGCtgtagggggtggccgaagccatccTAAGGCTGAAGgcggtggttttggccaccccatttttggccctGCCTTAGGGGTGGCTCAGCAACCCCCaaggccaaaatgggggtggccggccacccccattggccaaaatggggtggtcggccaccccataaaattttcactttttatttatttatttttttaattttttttaaggtttattttttttaataatttttttaattttattatttgttattattattttttaatttttaattatttttaggacacgtggcgtATTATGGGAGTGACATGTGGAATTCAGTTTATTTGGGCTGACGGAAACTAACGGAGGtgttgattttgtcttttcccataggtgaAATACAAGATTTGTCTAGTTTTAAAACTTAggaggaaagaaataaaaacgttaaaaccgaggtaccaaaaaagtttttaaccctaaaaaataaatataaccGAGTAAGGGGTTATAACCGAGTGttttaaaatgcaaaaatcTATAACTGGAAGCCAGTTTCCTATTATTTCCAACTATTGGCCAATTACCAATTATCGGTTAGTAGCTAGTTATAACCGGCCGAATTGACTCCCCTACTATAGACTCAACTTCAACTACATGGGCCTAACTAACAACTAATCTACTAATAGAAATGCGCTACAATTCATGGGCTACAATACAATATATTGTTCCATCCAATTATCTACTTTAGACCCATTACAATATCCTTTGTATGCAAAACAAATTTTAGAGaggaatttattaaattcaagaTAAATGCTACgcttatcaaattttatttctttcaaaagttggttcctCATTTATTGGTGAATTCATGGATTATGATTTAGAAGTCTAACTCACTCAATTGAATGAGTAGATTATGGTTGACTCACAAAGTCTTATACTCTAGTTTCGACACAGTTTAAacccaacaaaacaaattaaagtagaTTGAAGGGTTTGACCCAAATTGCTCCCCCTAAAATTACCAACCAACATTGGAGCATCGCATTTTCTTTTGGCATGTTTCattgaacttaaaaaaaaatacaaataccTCCCTAAACGGCCATCTAAATGACAATCttccctcaaactttcaattaaaattttgtaatttttaattttataaattaagaaaGTATGCAAACTCTCTCCCCTAATTTTTACTTGGAATGTTTTCCATATGAAACCAGAGACCCCATTGAAATTGTTAAATATTCTTTTAGGGGCTTCAACCACTTGGAGAAACCCCTACAAAAATAGGCGTATGTCGCTGTTTGCGGTGCGCACACGGTATTCTTTAGTAAAAGGCGAAAGAATAGTTCGCTCTGTGCTCACCGCACGGCTCCGTAATTGGAAGACGCAATGGAGTCCTTATTTATAGTAGCAGCTCTGTCCACTACTCCACTTTTCTAGCAATGTGGGACACTGCCTTGTCCAAACTCCGAAGAGCTCCGCATAATAATACAGAGCACATATCTCTTGTCGTTTGAATATCGTGTATTCTCATCAGCCTTCacacaacaaaacaattaacatttgACTATTCTCCCTCttcctaattattattattattattatttttttttttcatttttccttttattttcaaaattaactttGATTGAGGTGAATGAAAATTGGAAAAGATATTGTCTTATTTATATTGAATGTACATGAcccttatgaaaaaaaaaaaaaaaaaattgaaataaatgacggttaggaaaaagacaaaacttgaaaaatatgaccgttaaaaaaaaaaattcaaaaatatgaatCTTAGGAAAACCCAGAGGCATCACACACTACTAGAAAGGGATTGGAAAGTCTCCAAAGGGTAGCTTAATTGGCtatggaccacgcctaatgaagcggagatcactagtttgaatcatttctctcccttctcttatgtggacatgtcataaaaaaaacaaaggaaagggATTGGAAAAAAAAGCTTATTAAAGAATTCCTCTACTTTGCCTGATCATTCAaaatctttattattattattattattattaagtagCTCTATTAAAGGTTTAGCAATTGTACTGTACCCCTTATGAACTTGCGATAATATTCGGTGAGGCCTAAAAACCCTCTTAACTCCTTGAGGGTAGTTAGTTTGGGTCACCCCATAATTGAATCGATATTTTTAGGACCCTTTGCCACCCCATGGGGCGAAATTATGCGTCCCAAATAGCACACTTCAGTTTCGCCGAATTGACATTTATCTCTTCTCACGAGCAATTGATGGGTcagtaaaatttgaaaaacttggTCCCcaaaaaggtagctcaatcaactgggagcacgccttatgaagcacaggtcattagttcgaatccatctcctcccctcttgtgtggacatgtcaaaaaaaaaaaattttcaaaaatttggcCCACATGATGTGCGCAAGTGTTCCGCCCAAGTTTTgctataaattaaaatatcatctaaaaaaaaaaaacttctgaaTTACCTTATGAATATGTCAATCATTAAGGCTAGCTGGCGTAAAAAGTGGACGAAGCATTGGAAAGCCCAAACGGCATTACTAGAAATTCATAGTTCTAATGATGGGTTTGAAACGCTGTCTTTTTCAATATTTGAGGGCTGAACTCTGATTTGATGATAGAATGATAGCAGTCCAATTTGGAGAAGACTTTGGCCCCATGTAATTCATCTAGAAGCTCGCTCATCAATAACTGGTATGAGAAATTTATCACTTATGGTGATCTGATTCAAGGGAGAGGCTTACATGCGGTAGacaaaactaccgcatatctgcGGTAGTTTTGCTCTACCGCTGGGATTTAtcttttaaggtttaaaaaaaaaaaaaaaaaaacaccgtCAACTCCCgttaattccattttttttttctacccaaaCCACAAGccgtcttctctcttttctcaccaTACCCAAAACCGACACCCACGAGAGTCGAGAGTCATGGATTCTCTCCTGCAAGCCTTTCAACATCAACCTTTGCACATGGTGGCCTTCTTCATCATCCCCTTCCTGTTCCTATTGGGCATAGTTTTTCGTATTCACCGGAGGTTGCCTTATCCACCGGGGCCCAGAGGGTTACCGACAAGTGCGAGGCTGCAGTTATCCTCTGCACTGGTTGAAATCTGGAGGTGGTTGTAAGTTGGATGATGTAAGAAGAAAGGGGTGAATGAAGATGAAATTCAAAATCTATTTTCCAGTAAAATTGCTTTGAACTTTTTTGCCTCATTCCCATTCTTCCACCGTCTCattccccttcttcttctttgtgcaAAAAATCCCTTTCAGAtcttggtttaatttttttgttttgcttgtggCTTTGGAGGTGTTGTGGGTGATCTGCAGTGGAGGGTTTTAATCAAGTAGATGTCATGATTTTCGGATTCAACTCTTCTAGAATGAGCTTGTGAGGCTTTGTTGCAGAAGAGAATTGGGGTTTCTACTCCCCCGAGGAAGAAAACTTGCATTGTAAATGATGTTTCATCCTCAAAGAGCTTCAAAACACTCTCATAGTCTTCTTACTAGAGATAAACTTCAGAAGAATGTTGTAGAGGATAAGCAGTGcaatatttgattttgggtatggtgagaaaagagagaagaggtttggatagaaaaaaacaaaagaaattgacgGGAGTTAAACGTGAGATTTGAcggtgttttttctttttacttatgTTATTAGAAAAGAAATCTCAGCGGTAGACCAAACTACCGCAGATATGCAGTAGTTTAATCTACCGCATGTAAGCCTCTCCCCTGATTCAATGCTTGGTAGTCAACGCATTAACAGTTTAATAATTTGAAGTTATAATTGCAAAATCATTAACACGGACTTTGAGGAtaataagtaaagttttccctaaaaactATATATCACTCAtcatacataaaaaaataagggtctGAAAGCAAATTACAACATGACACTACTTAAACTTTAGcattttgaacatttttcaAGAATATTGAAGCAAACTTGTATCCAGCTGAAACTTGAACATATATAAACCGATCGATCAAAACATGTAGAAATTAACAGGAAACAAAGCAAAATACATAGGCTGAAATTTTTAACGAAATGGATCAAACTTAGCTTAATTAGTAAATATTTTTGTCCTTCTAACCGACATGAAATGGCATAATTAATAACTTTGAATGGCACCCTTTGGCCTCCTAGTCATAGGGTATAtcatcaatcaccaaaataggGCAAAAAAGTCCCGTTAAGGGATGGAGAATACAAAGAAGGCACTCTAGGGTTTCACATTCATCATGCCCATTGCCCAATACCCAACTCACAAAAGCATACTGCCAAGTATATCCAAGCATTTTACACTACCTATTTGGGAAGTATACTATATATCCTTGATGTTATTGATGATGttatttattctaattaatcTAAACGAAGAATGTTGGAAGTAGAGTTGTCTTTGCATCACTACGATGAAGATTTGGTTGGAGGTATGTGTACTTTTCTATCCCCTTAATACTTCTTTTTTCTGACTTTTTCCACCAAGAtcggaaaataaaaaataaataaaaattcaaatttggaCTTTAGCGTAGACAATAATAATATGCGGGTCCAGATGCTGCAACACCCcactttctatatatatatataggcatgtATGATATCTTGGTCACACGTACAATTTATCTTCTCTTGGTTGAGTTATTGGAAATGAAAATGGCGTCTCCGACAATTGATCTTTTGAAGAGTGAGATTCCATTTGAGCAGGAGAAAATGGTTCTGTCTGGAGATGTTGTGTCTGGTCTTGTTCTTGTGGACATCGTCAATGGTTTCTGCACTGTTGGTGCTGGAAATCTGGTAATGTATGCTGGTTTTCTACGACCTTTAGAGTGGTTTAAATTCATGgtcttttgttttgtgttcaATGAGAGAAATTTATCTTTAGGGTTAGCTCTCTCTATGCTCAATTTCTAATGGCAATATGTCTCCAAAAGTTGTTTATTCGCTTTCTTTATACGTAGATATCAACTCATGATTTCGTTCATGAAAAGTCGCCAAAAACATGTCACATTACTCAATATGAAATTTGTGTGAAAGTTTAACATGAAGAGTTTACCAaatatgttttgtgttttcaggcTCCAAGAGAGCTCGATATCCAGATTTCAGGAATGATTAATGAATCAGAAAGGCTAGCAAGATTGTTCTGTGAGAAGAAATGGCCTATTATGGCATTTCTTGATTCTCATGATCTTCACAGGCCTGAGGAACCATATCCTCTTCATTGTAGTAAGGACACCGATGAGTCCAATTTAGTTCCTGGTACGTATTTATTCATATGCAAGGACataaaaaatatgacaaaatcTTTGCAGCTTATTTGTTCATATATACTTTGCTCAGAAGTGGAACTAGCATTATTTATAGTTTGGGAAGGGgcaaaagtataaaataaaaatatttgggagggtatattgtaatttttaaaaaattctaaaggcatttttgaaaaaattttgagaaaacatgAGCTTTGCTTCAAACCCATCCAACTAATTGAACGCTGCTTTTGTGTTTAAAAGCATGCCGTAGGAATTAAACGAAATCCTGTCTTTTGAGTAGGGGTGTACATGTGGGCAGATATTAACTATCCACATCAGCTATCCACAACTATTCGCAATAACAGCATCTGCATACCctttatatataacataatttttatattttttatatatattatatttaataaattcaccAAATCGACATCATTTTGGATTAGATATATATTATGTTTACATTGTGTTAGGTTTGTTTCTTCACAATTCACTCATTCACTTGGGCAAAAAGGCAAAAGTAATGAggaatcaatatattttcaaaacatttgggctttaaaaaattaaaataagtccaaaacactaaaaaacagtccaaattattttcaaaatcgttTAAAATAGGTCGTAATAGACTCCATAGAAGTCTCAAGAAACTAAAATAGGCTCACTACCTAAAATGGGGATAGTAAATAATAACTGCAATAACCACACGgatgcggttagtaaaaacatGATGTGGATGCGGATATCTAAAATGATATCCACATTTGGGAATGCGGTTGTGGATATTGCGCGTAAAGAACCGCATCAACATGTACAATATCCCTACTTCCAAGTGCTATTTGGTCTCTCTCATGTACGTTGGTTTCTATACGACTAAACTGCAGCTCTTCAATGGTTAGAGAATGAAGCAAATGTAACAATCAGGCGCAAAGACTGCTTTGATGCATACTTAGGTTCAATTGAGAATGATGGTTCAAATGTTTTTGTGAACTGGGTGAAGAAGAATCAGATCAAATCTGTAAGTACTTCTAAGATTTTCATACGACATTTTCATCGGTTAATTTTGAGTTGGTTCATTCTTATTTCATTGGATTTATGAAATAATGTTTTAAACATAATCCCATTTTTTTGTATCtacttttaataattaaaaaaaaaaattgttaattaaacATGATGAATTCATTTGTTAATGGGTTGTGTTGGTGAAGATATTAGTTGTCGGGATATGCACAGATATATGTGTGATGGACTTCGTTTCCTCAACATTATCGGCAAGAAACCGTGGTTTTCTCACCCCTCTACAGCATGTCGTGGTGTATTCCCGTGGATGCGCTACATTTGATGTTCCCAGAAACATCATAGGAGCTTTAGCTCATCCTCAGGTAATTTATACATATGGAGATTACATAAACTTTTTCTCATACTTAAATGTGGCAATTCGTGTTTATGTCTCAGGTTCGGGTTGTGTCGAAACATAAATAttagactatataggtcaaccataaTCCGATTTGTTTAATTAAGTAAACAGGTCAAACCCTTAACCCTAACTTGtcaattttgtgttgggttaataaactatatagatcaactctaactcaacccatttaattaaacgagatCAAACCCATCAACACTAATCTACTAATTTCGTATTAGAATCATGTACGTAAAAAATGTCTAGTCCtactcataattaattaatgttctCTCATACAAACGAGGAATTTGGGTCTTATATAAACGTTGGCCCTCTCTAAAGAATTTTTTATGGACTTAAAAACTTCTTCTTCAATAGAAGGCTATAATGTCACACAATTTAACATAGGgattaaaatttcttttctgCCTATATATAcgtgtgtggtgtgtgtgtgtgtgtgtggggggggggggttggtTTGTGGAATTTACAATACTAAATTTCAAAGATGTTCTTGTGTTATTGACTTATTGTAGGAGTTCATGCATCATGTTGGCCTGTGCATGATGAAAGAAAGGGGAGCAAAAATAGCAAGTGAAGTGTCATTTGATGCCAAAAGCCAGGGTGCTTAGTTAAATGATACAGCCAGCTTGTGTGTTTAGTCTTCTGAATAAAGTTGTGTGCAAAAGTAGGTTGggatggttattatatatatatattttttttttgacatgtccacacaaggagaTGAGAGTAGataattcgaattagtgacctccgcttcataaagcGTGGTCTCCAATTGATTGAACTACCTTTTATGGACAGGTTGGAATAGgcttgaaaaaacaaaaagttgtgtagaaaatataaaaggtatgaatcttaatatatttaacTACGGAAGAAAGTGAAAAAGAGTTAAACATGTGTATacattatttctttaattaattgaaatgatgTGGCATACTAGTAATTAATCCAATAGTAGATTGATAGAAGATCAATTTGAAACTAGAGGAAAATCTAGTTTGAAAACTACAAAAGCTACTTCTTTGAACTTTCTGCCCCTATAAGCATGGCTTTCTATAAGACTATCTTCGTTGAGACTTTGATTTTTTGCATTGTCACTCTCAATCACCCATGTGAGCCTAGCAGCTCGCCACCTTTTGGACACACCAACAACTCCCTCCTCGGATTTGACACTGTCTGTGGTCCCATCTAATCTGCCCATGTGGCAAGCTTTGCACCCAAAATCAACATCCCCACCGTTTCATCCATTGATAAAAGTGTCAACCGTTAATCCCCACCACCATCGAGCCGAAGGAGGATCCATTTAGATGTCGTCCTTTGAACTATCAAAGGGTTTCGCAATTATAacatcaaattatcaaaatttgcaaAGTTGGTATTCCAAGTTCCAgctctttttaattaagaataaaaaaataaaaacataaacgGCCTGGCTTGTTCGGAATTGTGAAATTAAAGGGAATGAAACATGAGATGcaaacattacaaattttgataattcaaGATTATGATTGCAAACCCCTTGATAATTCGAGAGGTATGTGAACGTTTCCCTTGAATTAATATTTTGTCAACTTTACCATTGGAATATTACGTGTAAGTGAGGTAATTGCTTATATGACCAAGTTTCATATCAATTAGGTGTGATAAAAGTGAGGTGTTGATATAATATTATTAGACTTAAAAGCATATATATCCTTAAGTTTGGGTTAAGATGGTGTCTCAATATATGTGCGTGGACGTGCGTGTGGGTGTCCTTGAAAAGATACTCCCCAATATGTTAACTCTAATAAACTCCCATATGCCGGTGGGAAAGACCCTCTCTTATAATCACTTCCCTTCTTCaattagataaaaaataaaagaaactacgACAAACCCAAGATCCTAACACCACTAGCATCCAATGTCTTTAATTTATCACGTAtatcaaatttcaaattattaagaTTCATTTCCTATCTAATCTGAAACTCAAATATTTAAGAGGTCTTGAAAATATGAGAAGGTCCATTTTTGAACACTATTAAGTGAAATAGTTCCTATCTTTCATCATTTTAATATTTAGGCTTCGTGCTTTCtgtcgaaaatatttttcgggaaattatttttcaagaaatttttttctgccgaagtaaagaaaatcaaatttttttttttccttttaatttttattcaatcatattaacctataaaaatcaatatttattcacaacataaaaaataaaaataaaaaaataaaaaaaaaataaaaaaaaacccctaaaaatttgagtttcgGTAATAGTGCATCAAGACATCGCCAAGACACTGTCGGGACCCACTATAATGATGTCACTGCTGGTCTAGCTCGACAAAGTCTTGGTGGGGTTTGACCAGGTCACGGCAATGTCCCAACAGAGTTCTAGTGACGGTGTCTCAGCGGGTACTAACTATGTCCCGATGGGGTCCCTAAAGTGTCCCAACGAACCCCTAACAGAGTTTCGGCGAAATTCTAGTAGTGTCCtaactaggggtg
This window encodes:
- the LOC132177989 gene encoding nicotinamidase 1-like, translating into MKMASPTIDLLKSEIPFEQEKMVLSGDVVSGLVLVDIVNGFCTVGAGNLAPRELDIQISGMINESERLARLFCEKKWPIMAFLDSHDLHRPEEPYPLHCSKDTDESNLVPALQWLENEANVTIRRKDCFDAYLGSIENDGSNVFVNWVKKNQIKSILVVGICTDICVMDFVSSTLSARNRGFLTPLQHVVVYSRGCATFDVPRNIIGALAHPQEFMHHVGLCMMKERGAKIASEVSFDAKSQGA